In the Armatimonadota bacterium genome, ATGCACGTGGCGGGCCGGCCGATCCTCGGGCACATCCTCGACGAGCTGGTGGCCGCGGGGATCGACGAGGTCGTGCTGGTCGTCGGGCACCTGGGCGAGAAGATCGCCGAGTTCGTGCGCAGCCGCTACCGGCTCCGCGTCCACTTCGTGGAGCAGAAGGAACCGCTGGGCAATGGCCACGCCATCTACGTGGCGCGCGAGCACCTCGACGGCGACGGCGTGTTGATCGTCATGGGCGACACGGTGCTCAAGACCGACCTGCCCCAGGTCCTGGCCCTGGCGGAGTCGGCCATCGGCGTGCAGGAGGTGCTGGACCCCCGCCGGTTCGGCGTCGTCGAGGTGACCGACGGCCGCGTGCGCCGGCTGGTGGAGAAGCCCGAGCACCCCACCAGCCACCTGGCCATCGTTGGGGTCTACCTCATCCGCCACCCGCGGTTGCTGGCCGAGTGCCTGGAGCGCCTCGTGGGGGAAGGTCGCATGGTCAACGGCGAGTACTGGCTGGCGGACGCCCTGCAGATGATGGTCGACGCGGGCGAGGTGATGCGCACGTTCCCCATCTCCGGCTGGTACGACTGCGGAACACCGGAGGCCGTGCTGGTCGCCAACCGTGAACTGCTGGCCGCGGAAGGCATCGCCTCGCCCGTGCCGGCAGGGTCGGTGGTCATCCCGCCCTCCTACGTGGATCCCACTGCGCAGATCGAGGGCTCGGTCATCGGTCCCTTCACGTCCATCGCCGAGGGCGCCCGGGTTGTCCACTCGGTCGTCCGCGACAGCATCGTGAACGCCGCCGCCTCCCTCGACGGCGTGCTCCTGGAGCGGTCGATCATCGGGGAGAACGCCTCGGTCGTCGGTCGGGCGGCGCGGATCAACCTGGGCGATTCGTCGGCGATCGAGCTGGGGTAGCCCTCATCGTTGGCTGGTGCGCCCGAGGATAGGGCGACCGAGTGCAGAACCGCATGGCCTGAAACGTGTCTATTGCTGCCGGCGCTGCGCCGGTGACCCGGGGAAGCACCCCGCCGAGATCGAGGCGCACCAGTCTCCGTCGGTGCGCCTCCCGCGCGCCGGCGGGGTCATGCGGGGTCGGGAACATCAAGGGATCAAGGGATCAAAGGGATCAGGGATAATTCCCACTCCAGTGGGCAGTATTCTCAGTGGAGAGCAGCCTAGACTGACGCGCACCCCAGTACGCGCAAAGGAGACGCCGGTGCCGCGCTACCTCGTGACCGGCGGCGCGGGCTTCATCGGGGCGCACCTCGTGCGCGCCCTGGTGGAGCGTGGCCAGCCGGTCCGGGTCCTGGACAACTTCTCGACGGGGACGCCCGCCAACCTGGCGCACGTCCTGGGCCAGCCCGTGCCCCAGCCGGCGCCGGGCGACCGCGTGCGCGTGGGCCCGGTGGAGATCCTCCACGGCGACGTGCGCGACCTGGAGGTCTGCCGGCAGGCGTGCGCCGGCGTGGAGGTGGTCTTCCACCAGGCGGCGATGCGCTCGGTGCCCCGGTCGGTCGACGATCCGCAGGGCGCCCACGCGCACAACGCCACGGGCACCCTGCACGTGCTGCTGGCGGCCGCCCAGGCCGGCGTGCGGCGGGTCGTCTACGCCTCGTCGTCGTCGGTCTACGGCGACGACCCGACGCTGCCCAAGCGCGAGGACCAGTCCCCGGCGCCGGTCTCGCCCTACGCGGCCTCGAAGCTGGCCGGCGAGGCCTACTGCCGGGCGTTCGCCCGGGTCTACGGGCTCTCGACGGTGTCGCTGCGCTACTTCAACGTCTTCGGTCCCCTGCAGGACCCCCGCTCGCAGTACGCCGCGGTCATCCCCCGGTTCATCACGTGGACGCTGCGGGGCGAGCCCCTCGAAGTGCACGGCGACGGGTTGCAGTCGCGCGACTTCACCTACGTGGACAACGTGGTGGACGCCAACCTGCGCGCCGCCGACGCTCCCGACCTGCGGGGCGAGGTGTTCAACGTCGGCTGTGGCGAACGGCTGACGCTGCTGGACGTGGCCGCCGCCATCGAACGGGCGGTGGGGCGCGAGGTGGCGCGCGTCCACACCCCGCCCCGGCCCGGTGACGTGCGCCACACGCTGGCCGACATCACCCGGGCCCGGGCGCGGCTGGGCTACGAGCCGCGCATCCGGTTCGCAGAGGGTATCGTCCGCACGGTGGCGTACTTTGCGGGTACGGTCATGGCGCAACAAGATGCGCCTCCTTGAGGGTGTGGTCGACGACCAGCTTGCGAGGGATTCCCTCGTCCGCCCGGGCGGTCGTCACTGTCGCCCAGCACTCTTCGCCTTGACATCCCCAGGATGCGCCCGATAGACTACGCCTGGTCCGCAGGTGGCCTGTGCGGTCCCCGCGTCCCTGATGCAGACGATGAAGACCTTCGTGGCACGCGAAGCGGAACTGGAGCGCACCTGGTATCTCGTCGATGCCGACGGCCAGGTGCTGGGGCGGCTGGCTGCCCGGGTGGCCACGCTGCTGCGCGGCAAGCACAAGCCCACGTTCAGCCCGCACCAGGACGGCGGGGACTTCGTGGTGGTGGTCAACGCCGCAAAGGTGCGCCTGACGGGCCGCAAGCTGCAGCAGAAGCGGCTGTACCGCCACTCCGGGTATCCCGGCGGGCTCAAGGAGGTCCCCTACGAGGTGCTGCTGCAGAAGGCGCCCGAGCGGATCATCGTCGAGGCCGTCAAGGGGATGCTGCCCAAGAACCGGCTCGCCAGCAGGCTGCTCCGGCATCTGAAAGTGTACCGCGGGCCGGACCACCCGCACGCGGCCCAGCGGCCCGTGCCGCTGTCCCGCGGGTAACCTGCCGCGCAACGCCGGGGCGGTGCGGCGGCCCATGCAGGGCGGGGAGAGGACGGAGGAGGGGTCGTGACGACGCAGGTGCTGGCGCTCACCTCAGGGGCCCGGAAGGAAGCGGTGGCGCGGGTGTGGCTGCTTCCCGGCACGGGGCAGATCCTCGTCAACGGCCGGCCCATGGAGCAGTACTTTCCCACCATCCCGCTGCAGGTCATGGTGCGCGAGCCACTGGTGGTGGCCAACGTCGAGGGACGCGTCGACGTCCACGCCACCGTGACCGGCGGCGGCATCTCGGGGCAGGCGGGGGCTGTCCGCCACGGCATCGCACGGGCGCTCGTGCGCATGGACGTGGGCCTGCGCGCGGCGCTGCGCCAGGCGGGCCTGCTGACCCGCGATGCGCGCATCAAGGAACGCAAGAAGTACGGTCACAAGCGCGCCCGCAAGGCCTTCCAGTACAGCAAGCGCTGACGGCTCCCCCAACGTCCCTCACCCTGGTACGCCGGCCGACCGGGCCGAGGAGGTGAGGTGTTGAGGGTCCTGGTGACGGGAGGGGCGGGGTTCCTCGGCTCCCACACCGTGGATGCTCTTCTCGCGGCGGGGCACGAGGTCCGGATCCTCGACAGCTTCGCTGCGCCCGTGCATGCCAGCGGGCGTCCATCGTACCTTCCCCGTGACGCGGAGGTCGTCGAGGGAGACGTCCGCGACAAGCGTGCGTGGGCACGCGCGCTTCCCGGCGTCGACGCGGTCGTCCACATGGCCGCCTACCAGGACTACCTTCCGGACTTCAGCACGTTTTTCCACGTCAACAGCGTGGGGACCGCGTTGCTGTACGAGGTGGTGGTGGAGCAGCGCCT is a window encoding:
- a CDS encoding sugar phosphate nucleotidyltransferase — protein: MKAIIPVAGVGRRLRPHTHTQPKALMHVAGRPILGHILDELVAAGIDEVVLVVGHLGEKIAEFVRSRYRLRVHFVEQKEPLGNGHAIYVAREHLDGDGVLIVMGDTVLKTDLPQVLALAESAIGVQEVLDPRRFGVVEVTDGRVRRLVEKPEHPTSHLAIVGVYLIRHPRLLAECLERLVGEGRMVNGEYWLADALQMMVDAGEVMRTFPISGWYDCGTPEAVLVANRELLAAEGIASPVPAGSVVIPPSYVDPTAQIEGSVIGPFTSIAEGARVVHSVVRDSIVNAAASLDGVLLERSIIGENASVVGRAARINLGDSSAIELG
- a CDS encoding SDR family oxidoreductase → MPRYLVTGGAGFIGAHLVRALVERGQPVRVLDNFSTGTPANLAHVLGQPVPQPAPGDRVRVGPVEILHGDVRDLEVCRQACAGVEVVFHQAAMRSVPRSVDDPQGAHAHNATGTLHVLLAAAQAGVRRVVYASSSSVYGDDPTLPKREDQSPAPVSPYAASKLAGEAYCRAFARVYGLSTVSLRYFNVFGPLQDPRSQYAAVIPRFITWTLRGEPLEVHGDGLQSRDFTYVDNVVDANLRAADAPDLRGEVFNVGCGERLTLLDVAAAIERAVGREVARVHTPPRPGDVRHTLADITRARARLGYEPRIRFAEGIVRTVAYFAGTVMAQQDAPP
- the rpsI gene encoding 30S ribosomal protein S9, which produces MTTQVLALTSGARKEAVARVWLLPGTGQILVNGRPMEQYFPTIPLQVMVREPLVVANVEGRVDVHATVTGGGISGQAGAVRHGIARALVRMDVGLRAALRQAGLLTRDARIKERKKYGHKRARKAFQYSKR
- the rplM gene encoding 50S ribosomal protein L13, whose translation is MKTFVAREAELERTWYLVDADGQVLGRLAARVATLLRGKHKPTFSPHQDGGDFVVVVNAAKVRLTGRKLQQKRLYRHSGYPGGLKEVPYEVLLQKAPERIIVEAVKGMLPKNRLASRLLRHLKVYRGPDHPHAAQRPVPLSRG